One window of the Nostoc sp. 'Peltigera membranacea cyanobiont' N6 genome contains the following:
- a CDS encoding pentapeptide repeat-containing protein codes for MPSIEELKESFARIYDGANKLKKEYDLLTEAYRLNIPLDIYIRLYELRNEEEIEPYPKLKKWQQFPKKWGIWFIHLPKTKKLFLLKKILIKLVESGILITITIGLINYIRESPIRQKQAHYQAWLVINSALGQQGSGGRIEAMQDLNKDGVSLESLTANNANLDKIKLNNAYLLSAKLKNASLRDANLQKAKLRYADLRKTALIRTNLQEANLSSAILQSSRLDNANFYNADLTYSCLRDVSLNGTNLKNADLTGADMRGAHFALEYFNENAQLIKVEKVILDGANIDGADLREAKLLTIDIVKSAHNWEKAHYDSDIRKKLGLPPEELKDKKGLCEVLLKIVD; via the coding sequence ATGCCAAGTATCGAGGAGCTAAAGGAAAGCTTTGCCCGTATTTATGACGGAGCTAATAAATTAAAAAAAGAATATGATTTATTAACAGAAGCATATCGATTGAATATACCTTTAGATATTTATATTCGGTTATACGAACTTAGAAACGAAGAAGAAATTGAACCTTATCCAAAACTTAAAAAATGGCAGCAATTTCCTAAAAAATGGGGAATTTGGTTCATCCATCTCCCAAAAACTAAGAAGCTTTTTTTACTAAAGAAAATTTTAATTAAATTAGTAGAAAGTGGAATTTTAATAACTATCACAATTGGTCTAATAAATTATATAAGAGAATCACCTATACGCCAGAAACAAGCCCATTATCAAGCTTGGCTAGTAATTAATTCTGCATTGGGACAACAAGGTAGCGGGGGGAGAATTGAAGCTATGCAAGACCTTAATAAAGATGGCGTATCCTTAGAATCTTTAACTGCTAATAATGCTAACTTAGATAAAATCAAATTAAATAATGCTTATCTTTTAAGTGCAAAACTTAAGAACGCGAGTCTTCGAGATGCTAATCTCCAGAAAGCCAAACTTAGGTATGCTGATCTACGAAAGACAGCCCTTATAAGAACTAATTTGCAAGAAGCTAATTTATCTAGCGCTATTCTCCAAAGTTCCCGACTTGATAATGCAAATTTTTATAATGCTGACCTAACATATTCTTGCCTCCGTGATGTTAGTTTAAATGGCACAAATCTGAAAAATGCTGATCTTACTGGAGCAGATATGAGAGGTGCCCATTTTGCACTTGAATACTTTAATGAAAATGCACAATTAATTAAGGTTGAAAAAGTCATTTTAGATGGGGCAAATATTGATGGTGCTGACCTAAGAGAAGCAAAACTTCTAACTATAGATATAGTTAAATCTGCCCATAATTGGGAAAAAGCACACTACGATTCAGATATTCGCAAAAAACTAGGCTTACCACCAGAAGAACTAAAAGATAAAAAAGGTTTATGTGAAGTACTTTTAAAAATCGTTGACTAA
- the mobV gene encoding MobV family relaxase has protein sequence MSPLTILRIEKLKTFGNVAGSDDHVTRNRETPNADPTRENVRLIGGEDERALEEIVKEKISMLKHRPRHDAVLCTEMFLSASPEYFRPKDPSQSGQWSDSLMQQWAIASRDWLSQNYGSKCVRAELHLDESTPHIHAYIVPLNEKTGRVSHDAMFGGRGGQGRIKLSKLQDSYAAALAPLGIERGVKGSKATHTKVKEYYQAVNSEPLTAVITNNQLAPTPFESARSYVDRIQSDDQFQAINHQLADRAFMQERLERAEQRARASEKERQRLEEIVRSLELKTQQLRDLALEDVAWELGLNYERERWRGHGHIINIDAEKFYDFAPEHSKGSGGAIDLVMHVNQCNFRQAVVWLDERFGEASVERAAIAHVKNRAADIIQTEPRPQFTPPVEDKANWSAVENYLTQFRGIRSDCIQMLYNQGLVYADDKQNAVFVMRNLDGQRNGAFLRGTRGENNSFKGYSKGTKRRDSWFYFSLGGKANDKTSTAILCKSPIDAISRAMLEYLIRGDVPPERTVYMAIDDIKSLPLERLQKVPNILVAFGNDKSTDAAAQRVLELMPQSQIKKSKASDWNQQLLDYGQQLRQQQQQQRQQDDELTL, from the coding sequence ATGTCGCCACTAACAATTCTTAGAATTGAGAAACTAAAAACATTCGGCAACGTTGCCGGAAGTGATGACCATGTTACCAGGAATAGAGAAACACCCAACGCAGATCCAACTAGAGAGAATGTCCGGTTGATTGGGGGAGAAGACGAACGCGCACTCGAAGAGATAGTCAAGGAGAAAATCTCTATGCTCAAGCATCGCCCTCGGCATGATGCAGTGTTATGCACCGAGATGTTTCTCTCGGCATCACCTGAATATTTCCGTCCCAAAGATCCATCTCAGTCGGGGCAGTGGTCTGATTCACTGATGCAGCAATGGGCGATCGCATCTCGTGACTGGCTATCTCAAAACTATGGATCAAAGTGCGTCAGGGCAGAGCTTCATCTAGATGAAAGTACCCCACACATCCACGCCTACATCGTGCCATTGAACGAAAAAACCGGGAGAGTCAGTCATGATGCGATGTTTGGCGGTAGAGGTGGACAGGGAAGAATCAAGTTATCCAAACTGCAAGATAGCTATGCGGCTGCACTCGCTCCTTTGGGCATTGAACGGGGGGTCAAGGGCAGTAAGGCAACCCACACCAAAGTAAAGGAATATTACCAAGCTGTTAACAGTGAACCACTCACCGCAGTCATTACAAATAACCAATTAGCACCGACACCATTTGAATCAGCTAGGAGTTATGTAGACAGGATTCAGTCAGATGACCAGTTCCAAGCGATTAACCACCAACTGGCTGACCGGGCTTTCATGCAAGAGCGACTAGAACGGGCGGAGCAACGGGCTAGGGCCAGCGAGAAGGAACGACAACGGCTAGAAGAAATTGTACGATCGCTGGAATTGAAAACCCAACAACTGCGCGACTTGGCTTTAGAGGATGTCGCCTGGGAGTTGGGGCTAAATTACGAGCGTGAGCGGTGGCGGGGTCACGGACACATCATTAATATAGATGCGGAAAAATTCTATGACTTTGCTCCCGAACACTCCAAAGGCTCTGGCGGTGCGATTGATTTGGTAATGCACGTCAATCAGTGCAATTTTCGGCAAGCGGTTGTCTGGTTAGATGAGCGATTCGGGGAAGCCTCAGTAGAACGTGCAGCGATCGCTCACGTTAAGAACAGGGCGGCTGACATTATCCAGACTGAACCCCGTCCCCAATTCACCCCACCCGTTGAAGATAAAGCTAACTGGTCTGCCGTTGAAAATTACCTCACTCAATTTCGGGGCATCCGCTCTGACTGTATTCAAATGCTTTATAACCAGGGGCTAGTTTACGCTGATGACAAACAAAACGCTGTTTTTGTCATGCGAAATCTTGATGGTCAACGTAACGGTGCATTCTTACGGGGAACTAGGGGGGAGAACAACAGCTTTAAAGGCTACTCTAAAGGAACCAAACGCCGTGATAGCTGGTTTTACTTCAGTTTGGGGGGAAAGGCTAACGATAAAACCTCAACAGCGATTCTGTGCAAGTCTCCCATTGATGCTATTTCAAGAGCCATGCTGGAATATCTTATCAGGGGCGATGTCCCACCCGAACGAACAGTCTATATGGCTATTGATGACATCAAGAGCTTACCGCTTGAGCGATTGCAGAAAGTTCCTAATATACTGGTGGCGTTTGGTAACGATAAAAGCACTGATGCGGCAGCACAGCGTGTATTAGAACTAATGCCACAGTCCCAAATCAAAAAATCTAAAGCCAGTGATTGGAATCAGCAGCTACTTGATTATGGGCAGCAGTTAAGGCAACAGCAGCAGCAACAACGCCAGCAGGATGATGAATTGACTCTTTAA